The DNA region TGTCCACTAAACTGGCAATATCGGCTTCCAAATTGACCAACACCACTTCGCTTTTATGCCGCCCTCTAGCTCGATAGTTATCAACACAGGTGATTCCACTGCGGCGTTCATGCAGACCCAGTTGCACACTGGCGCGATTCCACCCTAAAACCGTTTCCGTTTTCCGGGCTGAACCGTCAAAATAGTCCTCTGCAACTTTTGCGATAAAATCTCGCTTACGGTGTCCAGTCAGCTTTCGAGCAGCATCTTTCAGGCTTGCTTTAATCTTGTCGTCGAGCATGGTAAGGAGAGTGTTGTTCTAGAGATTCTCAGCCAGGAGAGGGATATTTCCGCTCTGCTCCCGCTAAAATGACTGGTATTTTATTTATTTGCAAGCTCCTAATCACAGCGTTTTCCGCTCGTGCCGCCTCAAAAATTTCGATATCCTTGGCATCTCGAAGTGATAAGTCTCGCAAAGCATAAGCTTCTAAGCCAAAGGATTCTGACAACCAATTTGCCAGAGTTGGAGGTAGTTGAGCATCCACCCAAATCTTCATGCTGTTAGTCTAGGAAAATCAGTACGTCGTGCTGCAAATAGCAAGCAAGCCTGAATATCTGCTAGTTCTAAGTCGGGAAAATCTTCTAAAATTTCATTAACACTCACGTTTTCAGCCAGCATTTCCAAGATATCGGTAACTCGAATTCGCATCCCTCTAATGCAGGGACGACCACCGCACTGACCAGGAGTTTGAGTAATGCGAGTTAACAAGCCAGTTGCTGAATTCATTGAAGTGCCTGCAATTTGCTTTGGTTATCTCTATCTTACCGAGTAATTATGCAAAATCCGCTACCTAACAATCCCGTTGCACACCGACCGTACAGAGTCTGTTTGTTGAGTTCGAGAGGTTACTAGCGGCGGCAGGGTAAACGCATCAAAAATCTGGTCAGGAATGTGCCTCAGACTGCGGCATACTGGCGCTGAGAATTTGCAGCATAAACTGGTCGTCTAGCCCTGCTCGATAGCGTTTCATCGCCAAACTGCCTTTCGATGGCTCCTGGCGCAGAAGGTTGAGTGCCAATCGACGCAGTACACGCATGTTCTGGGGAGCATGGTCTTTGCGAATGCGCGAAGCATCCTCGTTGAACACCACGTCCAGGCACCAATGGAGCTGATTTTCAACGCCCCAATGGGCGCGAATATAGCGAGCGAAGGTTTGGGCATCCGTGCTGAGCGAACTGAGGAAGTAGCGGGTCTCGACGGTGTCCTTGTTCCACAAGCGCCGCTGCGAATGGACGACAACCAACCTTTGCAAGCCTGCCCATTGCTCCAACTGGTCTTTGGAAAACACCTGGGTTGCCGGAATCTGCCAGATTGTCCTCGACTCGATGCGATGGTGTCCCGTCTCCGTTTCCTGATGCTGAGTGTGTTCTACGTCCTCCCATTGACGTGCTTGAGCGGTTTCAAATCCAGCTTGTGCCTGCGCTAACAGGGTTGGGTGATTGCCCTTGAGCGCCAGAATATAATCTGCGTCTCCCGTTGTGATCTGCTCGGCAATCGCGCTTTGTGTGCCCATCGCATCAATGCTGACAATGCAACCCGCCAGCGCTAACTGTTCGAGCAACACAGGGATAGCCGTAATTTCGTTGGACTTTGAGTCCACAGAGCACTGTCCCAGCACCAGTCGGTGCTCACTTGCCCATGCACTCACCAGTTGCAGGGCTTTGCTCCCCCCTTCTCGGTCGTAGGAACCTTTGGCGGTTTTGCCATCAATCGCAATCAGTTCAGCCTCCAGAGTGGATACCAGTGCTCTTATCCACTGCTGGAAACTTGCCTCAAGCGCTTTCGGGTCGAGTCGGGCAAAGACACGGGCGAAGGTATCGTGCGAAGGAATCCCGTTGGGTAGGGCCAGGAAGGTTTCGAGCCAAGTGCGTTTAGCATTGCCGTAGGTCTCAATTGCCACCCAACCGTCTGCTCCAGACAGCACGGCAAACAAAGCGATAGTGATAATGTCTAGCAGTTGGTGGGCACGAGTGCGCTCTACACGCGGATCGGGGATCTGTCCGAAACACTGCTCCAGACACGATTGCAGCATTTCTCGGTTGATACTGGAAGGCATGGGCAAGCGAAGAAGAACTCCTCATCCTACACCTTTTCACGCTCCGTTTTAGATGCGTTTACCCTGCTAGCGGCGGGTGAACGGGGTCGTTAGGTTGCTCAGATTATTGGTGGGTAGACAGCTAAAGGTTTGTCTGCTGGTTTTTAAGGTCAAGTTAACAGAGGTTTATAAGTCAATCGATGTTTTGAGTTGATGATGAAGTAGTCAGGGTTAGGTTAGAAGAATGATGCAACTTTTTCAGACACTGGTTAGATGGTTCCAGAGCGGTGAGAGTTCCAATGAGATTGAGATTCCTCCCCAATTTGTGTTGTTGGCTAATCACCTTGCAATAGAAAACTGGTTTGAGGCAGATTCTGAAACTGAACGGATTATGCGTGAAATCATTGGAGCGGAAAGCAGAGAGTTCACTGAGCAAGATTTTGCTGCGTTTCCATCGGGCGCGCTGAAAGTAATTGATTACCTGTGGCTGAAATACAGCAAAGGTAGATTTGGCTTCAGTGTACAAAAGCAAATTTGGCAAAGATACGGTAGCCCAAAAGTTGCCGGAAGCCAATGGGAAAGTTTTGGTGACACTGTTGGATGGCGTGTAGAAGGAGGCTGGATGCGTAGCTACGGCAATATTGATCCAACCACACACACCAACTTAACCTACACTAATCAGGCTCCCCAAGGGCACTTGCCAATCTTAACCACCTATTCAGAGCGTGGGCTTTATGAAATGTACTATGCTGATGGAAATTATCCCCTTGGGTATAACGGAAGTGGTTTTTTTATTCTTTGGAGTGATTATCCCAGCATCTACGCAACCCTTCTCTCTCGAGTAGATTTCTAAAGTACTCAGCTATTGAGGTACTGTAAAGTTATCTGTACTTCTAGTTTTGCTAAAATGCTTTACAAAGCTATCCTTTGAAGGAACTTGCGCGATGGTAATTGTCGTTACACTAAGCCCTGAACTAGAAGCCTTATTGCGTGACAAAGCTGCACAGCGAGGTCAAGACGTTAACGTCGTTGCATCTGAATTATTAGCCAGTGCGCTGGGATGGGAAGAGCAAGATTTAGAAGAAGCTATCGAGGGCATACAACAAGGATTAGATGACTTTGAAGTAGGGCGATTTCGGTCTTTTCAAGATTTTGCTGAAGAACAGCGCCATAAATACAAACTGTCCGCCGACTCATGAAATATCGGATTGAAATTTCAAGTGTGGCAGAAGCTGAGGCAGATAGCGCATTTCTACGTTTGTCCCAAGTTGTTTCTCCTGCAAAAGCAAGCCAATGGTACTCAGGGTTACTGCAAGCGATCGAGTCGTTGTCTCAAATGCCTAAACGCTGCCCGTTAGCGAGAGAGAATGAGTATTTTAGCCAGGAGATCCGCCAACTACTCTACGGTCGAGGACGTAATTCATACCGAGTCCTTTTTACAATTTTGGCGGAGCAAGATATATCAACGATTCGCATTCTCCACATCCGCCATGCATCACAGCAAACGATTGGTGAAGATCCCGAAGAATCCGATGCAACCTAACAAGTCGATGAAGCGGACGGTTGGGAGTTCTAGGTGAAGAGGCAAAGGTTACTAGCCGCCGCTTATCTTGGTCGTTAGCTAGCTCCGCCGCCAGACCTTGCACTCGTTCTTCAGCGGGATTGGTCAGCCCGAAACCGCTCAGAAGCTTGTCAGGCAAGGCCGTCATTTGAGTCCTGTTGGTGGTTGCGAAAGCGCCCAGCAGGGTGTCGGTGAGGGCCGTAGCGAGGGGCGATCGGTGATCCCGAAACCGCCCAGGAGATTGTGAGTGAGGCGTGGTTAGGGGGCGATCAGTGCGTCGCTGAGCTAACAACGCTGTTGCAACGGATTGGTGAGTTCTGGCTGTAGGGGAGCAAGGTTGATCTGCAACCGCTGAACAGCAACGTTAGCTAGCTCCGCCGCCAGACCTTGCACTCGTGCTTCAGCGGGATCGGTCAGCCCGAAACCGCCCAAAAAGTTGTCAGTCGAGGCCGTGGTTTGCGGGTTAGCTGTGATTGCGAAAGCACCCAGACAATGGTTAGTGAGGGCCATAGCGAGGGGCGATCGGTGATCCCGAAACCGCCCAGGAGATTGGGGGTGAGGCGTGGTTAGGGGGCGATCAGTGCGTCGCTGAGCTAACAACGCTGTTGCAACGGATTGGTGAGTTCTGGCTGTAGGGGAGCAAGGTTGATCTGCAACCGCTGAACAGCACCGTTAGCTAGCTCCGCCGCCAGACCTTGCACTCGTTCTTCAGCGGGATTGGTCAGCCCGAAACCGCTCAGAAGCTTGTCAGGCAAGGCCGTCATTTGAGTCCTGTTGGTGGTTGCGAAAGCGCCCAGCAGGGTGTCGGTGAGGGCCGTAGCGAGGGGCGATCGGTGATCCCGAAACCGCCCAGGAGATTGTGAGTGAGGCGTGGTTAGGGGGCGATCAGTGCGTCGCTGAGCTAACAACGCTGTTGCAACGGATTGGTGAGTTCTGGCTGTAGGGGAGCAAGGTTGATCTGCAACCGCTGAACAGCAACGTTAGCTAGCTCCGCCGCCAGACCTTGCACTCGTGCTTCAGCGGGATCGGTTAGCCCGAAACCGCCCAGAAGCTTGTCAGGCAAGGCCGTGGTTTGCGGGTTAGCTGTGATTGCGAAAGCACCCAGACAATGGTTAGTGAGAGCCATAGCGAGGGGCGATCGGGCATCCCGCAACCGCCCAGGAGATTGGGGGTGAGGCGTAGTTGGAGGGCGACCCTTGCGGTATCTGCGAAGCAGCACAGTGCGTCGCTGAGCTAACAACGCTGTTGCAACGGATTGGTGAGCGATCGTGGCTGCGTTTGATAGCTTTTGCAACCGCTGAACAGCAACGTTAGCTAGCTCCGCCGCCAGACCTTGCACTCGTGCTTCAGCGGGATCGGTCAGCCCGAAACCGCCCAAAAAGTTGTCAGTCGAGGCCGTGGTTTGCGGGTTAGCTGTGATTGCGAAAGCACCCAGACAATGGTTAGTGAGGGCCATAGCGAGGGGCGATCGGTGATCCCAAAACCGGCCAGGAGATTGGGGGTGAGGCGTGGTTGAAGGGCGACCCTTGCGGTATCTGCGAAGCAGCACGGTGCGTCGCTGAGCTAACAACGCTGTTGCAACGGATTGGTGAGTTCTGGCTGTAGGGGAGCAAGGTTGATCTGCAACCGCTGAACAGCAACGTTAGCTAGCTCCGCATCCAGACCTTACACTCGTTCTTCAGCGGGATTGGTCAGCCCGAAACCGCCCAGAAGCTTGTCAGTTGAGGCCGTCATTTGAGTCCTGTTGGTGGTTGCGAAAGCGCCCAGCAGGGTGTCGGTAAGGGCCATAACGAGGGGCGATCGGTGATCCCGCAACCGGCCAGGAGATTGTGAGTGAGGCGTGGTTGAAGGTCGATCAGTGCGTCGCTGAGCTAACAACGCTGTTGCAACGGATTGGTGAGTTCTGGCTGTAGGGGGGCAAGATTGATCCACAACCGCTGAACAGCACCGTTATCTTGCTGAGTCTCCGGTGAGGGCGTAACCTGAAATCTGTGTATTGGCAGTCGGTATTAAATCACCTTAGGTCTGGCTGAGAGGCATTGTCTAAAACTTCAAGACTGGCGATCGCTACCAGTTGCTCCACGCCGACTGGTGTTCTACCGATACCCAATGGAGTGGATAAAATAAAAATATTACGATCGCTCTCTCCAACATGATCTCTGCCCTTGACGTTCAGCCCTATCTACAAGCCATTCTCAGTCCGGCTAGAAATCGTCAGGACTGGCAGGATTTTTATACGTCAACTCAGGCACAATTGCCCCTACGTGTTCGGGCTTACGCGTCGGCTCAATCTGATCCAGAAGCCTCTCAGCAGGAAGATAAACTGAAGCAGATGGAAGTTCTGGCAGGGTTGCGGAAATACGCAGCAAATCATGTTTTGCTGATAGGAAATCCGGGTTCTGGCAAATCAACAGCTTTGCGGCGGTTATTGTGGGAAGAGGCAGAGCGATGCACACAAGCCAAGCGGGAGCAGAAACCGATAGTCCAAATCCCCGTTCTGGTGGAATTGAGAAGTTATCGAAACGGCTCTGTTTTAGATTGGCTGAAGAAGGAGTTGCGATCGCTCAAACTCAGTCTCAGCCAGGAAGAGATTCAATGTTTTCTTGATTCCCAGGGTCTGCTACTGTTGTTTGATGGCTTGAATGAGTTGCCTTCCAGAGAGAGCTGGCAGGAGGTTGATAGTTTTCGGAAGCGTAATCTTGGAACTCCGATGATTTTTACAACGCGAAAGCTGGAGGCAGGAGCAGATCTGGGAATTGAGAAAAAACTAGAAATGATGCCGCTCTGTGAGTCTCAAATGCGGCAGTTTATTGAGAGGCGATTGAAAGGGCAAGCGGATGAGCTGTTGAGAGGTTTGGGCGATCGGCTCCAAGATTTGGCAGAAACACCACTGCTGTTAAAAATGCTTTGCGAAGTATTTACTCCTGAGCAACCTGTTCCTCAGAACCGAGGTGGACTGTTTCGGATGTTTGTGCGTCGCTATGATGAGGAACATAAGCCTAGGTGCCAGTATGAGGCAAACGCCTTTCCCAATTTCTTCAAGTTTCGAGATGAAGTAATGCAACTACTGGCTGTGGAGATGATACAAGGTGGTGAACCTCCTACAGATGCTCTGTTGCAAATCGACAAGAACCAA from Leptodesmis sichuanensis A121 includes:
- a CDS encoding DUF5615 family PIN-like protein; this encodes MKIWVDAQLPPTLANWLSESFGLEAYALRDLSLRDAKDIEIFEAARAENAVIRSLQINKIPVILAGAERKYPSPG
- a CDS encoding GUN4 domain-containing protein codes for the protein MMQLFQTLVRWFQSGESSNEIEIPPQFVLLANHLAIENWFEADSETERIMREIIGAESREFTEQDFAAFPSGALKVIDYLWLKYSKGRFGFSVQKQIWQRYGSPKVAGSQWESFGDTVGWRVEGGWMRSYGNIDPTTHTNLTYTNQAPQGHLPILTTYSERGLYEMYYADGNYPLGYNGSGFFILWSDYPSIYATLLSRVDF
- a CDS encoding DUF433 domain-containing protein, yielding MNSATGLLTRITQTPGQCGGRPCIRGMRIRVTDILEMLAENVSVNEILEDFPDLELADIQACLLFAARRTDFPRLTA
- a CDS encoding ISAs1 family transposase produces the protein MPSSINREMLQSCLEQCFGQIPDPRVERTRAHQLLDIITIALFAVLSGADGWVAIETYGNAKRTWLETFLALPNGIPSHDTFARVFARLDPKALEASFQQWIRALVSTLEAELIAIDGKTAKGSYDREGGSKALQLVSAWASEHRLVLGQCSVDSKSNEITAIPVLLEQLALAGCIVSIDAMGTQSAIAEQITTGDADYILALKGNHPTLLAQAQAGFETAQARQWEDVEHTQHQETETGHHRIESRTIWQIPATQVFSKDQLEQWAGLQRLVVVHSQRRLWNKDTVETRYFLSSLSTDAQTFARYIRAHWGVENQLHWCLDVVFNEDASRIRKDHAPQNMRVLRRLALNLLRQEPSKGSLAMKRYRAGLDDQFMLQILSASMPQSEAHS
- a CDS encoding type II toxin-antitoxin system RelE/ParE family toxin — translated: MKYRIEISSVAEAEADSAFLRLSQVVSPAKASQWYSGLLQAIESLSQMPKRCPLARENEYFSQEIRQLLYGRGRNSYRVLFTILAEQDISTIRILHIRHASQQTIGEDPEESDAT